One genomic window of Nicotiana sylvestris chromosome 10, ASM39365v2, whole genome shotgun sequence includes the following:
- the LOC104249330 gene encoding carbonic anhydrase 2-like isoform X2: MTLFSTNPREVTKMAEDSYEDAIAGLKKLLSEKNELEDAAVAKIRQLTAELEGAGGKKSDPDEKIRTGFAHFKAEKYEKNPELFGQLAKGQSPKFLVFACSDSRVCPSHILNFQPGEAFVVRNIANMVPPFDQTKYSGVGAAVEYAVVHLKVENILVIGHSCCGGIKGLMSIPDDGSTNSDFIEEWVKICLPAKAKVKAECCHLDPTEQCTKLEKEAVNVSLGNLLTYPFVREAVVQKSLALKGGHYDFVNGSFELWNIDFNLTPSVSL, encoded by the exons ATGACTTTATTCTCCACAAATCCACGTGAG GTTACGAAAATGGCAGAGGATTCATATGAAGACGCCATTGCAGGACTGAAAAAGCTCCTCAG TGAGAAGAATGAGCTGGAAGATGCAGCGGTCGCGAAGATACGGCAGTTGACGGCGGAGTTGGAAGGCGCCGGCGGGAAAAAGTCTGACCCGGATGAGAAGATCCGAACCGGATTCGCCCACTTCAAGGCGGAGAAATATGA GAAAAATCCTGAGTTGTTTGGACAGCTTGCAAAAGGTCAAAGCCCTAAG TTCTTGGTATTCGCCTGCTCCGATTCCCGAGTATGCCCATCCCACATCCTCAATTTCCAGCCAGGTGAAGCTTTTGTGGTCCGTAATATTGCAAACATGGTCCCTCCTTTTGATCAG ACAAAATATTCTGGAGTGGGTGCCGCAGTCGAATATGCAGTTGTCCACCTAAAG GTGGAGAATATTTTGGTGATTGGACACAGCTGTTGTGGAGGTATTAAAGGGCTAATGTCTATCCCTGATGATGGGTCCACAAACAG TGATTTCATTGAAGAGTGGGTCAAAATCTGTCTGCCGGCCAAAGCGAAGGTAAAGGCAGAATGCTGCCATTTGGATCCCACTGAACAATGCACAAAATTGGAGAAG GAGGCAGTGAATGTATCACTAGGCAACTTATTGACATATCCATTTGTAAGAGAAGCTGTGGTGCAGAAAAGTCTTGCACTGAAAGGTGGACACTACGATTTTGTGAATGGATCTTTTGAGCTCTGGAATATAGACTTCAATCTTACCCCTTCTGTTTCACTCTAA
- the LOC104249330 gene encoding carbonic anhydrase 2-like isoform X1, with product MAGKFRKCMLLCCSRKSLNQVTKMAEDSYEDAIAGLKKLLSEKNELEDAAVAKIRQLTAELEGAGGKKSDPDEKIRTGFAHFKAEKYEKNPELFGQLAKGQSPKFLVFACSDSRVCPSHILNFQPGEAFVVRNIANMVPPFDQTKYSGVGAAVEYAVVHLKVENILVIGHSCCGGIKGLMSIPDDGSTNSDFIEEWVKICLPAKAKVKAECCHLDPTEQCTKLEKEAVNVSLGNLLTYPFVREAVVQKSLALKGGHYDFVNGSFELWNIDFNLTPSVSL from the exons ATGGCTGGAAAATTTAGGAAGTGCATGCTACTATGTTGTTCAAGAAAGTCTCTCAATCAG GTTACGAAAATGGCAGAGGATTCATATGAAGACGCCATTGCAGGACTGAAAAAGCTCCTCAG TGAGAAGAATGAGCTGGAAGATGCAGCGGTCGCGAAGATACGGCAGTTGACGGCGGAGTTGGAAGGCGCCGGCGGGAAAAAGTCTGACCCGGATGAGAAGATCCGAACCGGATTCGCCCACTTCAAGGCGGAGAAATATGA GAAAAATCCTGAGTTGTTTGGACAGCTTGCAAAAGGTCAAAGCCCTAAG TTCTTGGTATTCGCCTGCTCCGATTCCCGAGTATGCCCATCCCACATCCTCAATTTCCAGCCAGGTGAAGCTTTTGTGGTCCGTAATATTGCAAACATGGTCCCTCCTTTTGATCAG ACAAAATATTCTGGAGTGGGTGCCGCAGTCGAATATGCAGTTGTCCACCTAAAG GTGGAGAATATTTTGGTGATTGGACACAGCTGTTGTGGAGGTATTAAAGGGCTAATGTCTATCCCTGATGATGGGTCCACAAACAG TGATTTCATTGAAGAGTGGGTCAAAATCTGTCTGCCGGCCAAAGCGAAGGTAAAGGCAGAATGCTGCCATTTGGATCCCACTGAACAATGCACAAAATTGGAGAAG GAGGCAGTGAATGTATCACTAGGCAACTTATTGACATATCCATTTGTAAGAGAAGCTGTGGTGCAGAAAAGTCTTGCACTGAAAGGTGGACACTACGATTTTGTGAATGGATCTTTTGAGCTCTGGAATATAGACTTCAATCTTACCCCTTCTGTTTCACTCTAA